Below is a window of Terriglobales bacterium DNA.
ATCTCCCTACAAGTTGTATTGCCTATTAGCCAACAGGGGAGTCGAAAACCTCTTGAGACTGGCGGCTATTGCCCGAGGCATCCGGTTGAAAGGCTCGAACGCGGTCATCCCGGTGGACACTCCGGTGGAGGCGTATGTAGAGAGGGACGTCACATTCGACCTGGAGGCAGCCACCCAGGTTGCGATTCGCCTCGGTTACCTGAATCCCGAGGGCTCGAGCATGGCAGCGGACCAAGGAAATGACGCTAGCAAGAAGACGAAGGTGGAGCTCTCGAGTTCGCAAGGCGCGGTTCCGCGGAAAGAACAGCCCTAGAGGCACGAGGCTGTACCTGCTCAGGAGGGAGAAAAGACCATGATCAACGCGAGAGATTGGACAGGGTCCCAGATCGATTGGGGGTGGCCAGCCGAATTGTTCGTAGGCGTAAGATTTCTGGCCGCTTCCCTTTTCCTGGTGTTGGCCGCGTCGGGCGCGGTTTCGATTCCAACTGCCGGGCAGAACGAGCCGCCGGACGTCTCTGAATACGCCACCCACTTCAACCGTGGAAACGAATTGATGAGGGACATGCGGTTCTACGAAGCCGCGGCAGAGTTCCGCGAGGCCGTCCGCCTGAAGCCGGAGAGCCTGCCAGCACATCAGGCGTTGGCTGTGGCTTATGCCACTACGGACAACCTTCCCCTGGCCTGGAAGGAGGTCCGCCTGCTGCACCAAGCCAAGGTTGAGATGCCCCGTGCCTTCCTGCGGTTGCTGGCCGGGGAAATGCCGGAAGAAGAGGCGATCAAGGAGCTGGAGAGCATCGAGAAAGAGCTGGCGGAAGCGCAAACGGAGCAGGTCCATAGCCCTGCCATGAGCACGAAGCTGGGTGAAGCGCTGTTCCGTGCGGGCGACTATACCGGCGCGCGCCAGGAAGCCGAGCGCGTACTCCAGTTCGATGCCGACCAACCGGACGCGCACCTGTTGCTGGGCCAGATGCAGAGCATCGATCCACAGGCCGGCGACCAGGCGATCGCGCACCTGAAGACGTACCTCCAGTTCGCGTCGCACGAGCCCGCCAACGCCAAAAAAGCCGGGCTCGCCTATCGCCTTCTGGCCGGCATCCACGATCGGACGGGCGATTACGCACAGGCGCTCACAGCCTACGAGGAAGGACTGAAAGTGGCACCGACGGAAGCTGGAATGTGGAACAACGCGGCGTGGATCTACGCCACGGTTCCAGAAGAGTCGCTGCGAAATCCGGAGAGGGCGCTGGAGTACGCCCGCAAGGCGGTAGCGCTCTCTGAAGGAAAGGGGCGCGGGCACGCGGCGTATTTAGACACGCTGGCGCAGGCGCTCTATCTGAACGGCCGATTCGAGGAGGCGGTCGAGACGGAAAAAGAGGCGCTATCTCTTTCGCCCGATAGCGAGTTCATGCAGGGACAGTTGAAGCGGTTCGAGCAAGCCAAACAACAGGCAATGGCGGCGAAGCACTAGACGCGCGCCAG
It encodes the following:
- a CDS encoding tetratricopeptide repeat protein, producing MINARDWTGSQIDWGWPAELFVGVRFLAASLFLVLAASGAVSIPTAGQNEPPDVSEYATHFNRGNELMRDMRFYEAAAEFREAVRLKPESLPAHQALAVAYATTDNLPLAWKEVRLLHQAKVEMPRAFLRLLAGEMPEEEAIKELESIEKELAEAQTEQVHSPAMSTKLGEALFRAGDYTGARQEAERVLQFDADQPDAHLLLGQMQSIDPQAGDQAIAHLKTYLQFASHEPANAKKAGLAYRLLAGIHDRTGDYAQALTAYEEGLKVAPTEAGMWNNAAWIYATVPEESLRNPERALEYARKAVALSEGKGRGHAAYLDTLAQALYLNGRFEEAVETEKEALSLSPDSEFMQGQLKRFEQAKQQAMAAKH